In Bradyrhizobium erythrophlei, a single genomic region encodes these proteins:
- a CDS encoding DUF1491 family protein, whose protein sequence is MRLKSAIWVAAYLRRCQTAGVFGAVRRRGAEEAGAVFVKVALLDGNAMLYVPAPQTVYDDSRPVERLFMPMSKEPLPEPSVEERLQKEVRFDPDAWIVETEDRAGRHFLDLSRD, encoded by the coding sequence ATGCGATTGAAATCAGCCATATGGGTCGCGGCCTATTTGCGCCGCTGCCAGACTGCGGGCGTTTTTGGCGCGGTGCGCCGGCGCGGTGCGGAAGAGGCGGGCGCGGTATTCGTCAAAGTGGCGCTGCTCGACGGCAATGCCATGCTGTACGTGCCGGCGCCGCAGACGGTTTACGACGACTCAAGGCCGGTCGAGCGGCTCTTCATGCCGATGTCGAAAGAGCCGTTGCCGGAGCCTTCGGTGGAGGAGCGTCTTCAGAAGGAAGTCCGGTTTGATCCCGATGCCTGGATCGTGGAGACCGAAGACCGCGCCGGACGGCACTTCCTCGATCTGTCACGGGATTGA
- a CDS encoding peptidoglycan-binding domain-containing protein — translation MPRKSAIDDEMPRRRRRAKDAEFEQDVEHGLALRIFLHSPKDMIAGALALAAICAILINALFMQAGRHPAPMFGTVVTLPAVAAVPANPIPRPRPVEADVPLPETKPADPKAADALTNLVKTTSTVQPANTNIPRPPMTVPVSSRVESVPASAPHRVAAVQRALADYGYGQLKPTGIAGADTQAAIQKFEKARRLPVTGQISDRLVRELAAAIGHPIE, via the coding sequence GTGCCTAGGAAATCTGCCATCGACGATGAAATGCCGCGCCGCCGCCGCCGCGCCAAGGACGCCGAGTTCGAGCAGGATGTCGAACACGGTCTTGCGCTGCGCATTTTTCTGCACAGCCCCAAGGATATGATTGCGGGTGCGCTTGCGCTCGCGGCCATCTGCGCCATTCTCATCAATGCGCTGTTCATGCAGGCTGGCCGCCATCCGGCGCCGATGTTTGGCACGGTCGTGACCTTGCCAGCGGTTGCCGCGGTACCCGCCAATCCAATCCCGAGACCGCGGCCCGTCGAGGCCGATGTTCCGCTACCTGAGACAAAGCCGGCGGATCCGAAGGCCGCTGACGCCTTGACCAACCTGGTCAAGACGACCAGCACGGTGCAGCCGGCGAACACCAACATTCCGCGGCCACCGATGACGGTGCCGGTCTCTTCCCGCGTCGAGAGCGTACCCGCCTCGGCGCCGCATCGCGTGGCGGCGGTGCAGCGCGCCTTGGCCGACTATGGCTACGGCCAGTTGAAACCGACCGGCATCGCTGGCGCCGACACTCAGGCTGCGATCCAGAAATTCGAGAAGGCTCGGCGGCTCCCGGTGACGGGCCAGATATCCGATCGCCTGGTACGTGAACTCGCCGCCGCGATCGGCCATCCGATCGAGTAA
- a CDS encoding ATP-binding protein, with amino-acid sequence MIVLSTIRDCLDALLHPSARYDVLARARHRAFIAPRLLGSLTAFAAFPVYLAMHGAPTALGVAAFAWLIVPILLSWFLSRTGRYEGACLLSSLAFAGLIMTLASITGGVGSFAAIWLVVVPMEAAISASRRVVAFACALALVCVSLLIVLGHFQLLPATDVDVDLRAVLTAFGVASATLYAAGLAFGAELLARTSAGLLYTEEERYGLLAHNMSDVISRHHRNGAVRFISPAVEVLLGAPASRLVGYGLFDRVHVADRPAYLTALSEAARGGEAQSVEFRLRRDGQASQTNFIWVEMRCRPLEQVMPASRPSEAEVVAVMRDVTDRKNQEHALDLARTAAEQADASKTRFLATMSHELRTPLNAIIGFSEMIMQEDTLMLDAARRREYAHLINDSGQHLLSVVNGILDMSKMESGNFEIMPEPFAPKAALINCCNLLALKARESGIDLVTRAPDDLPAMIGDPRAFKQIVLNLVSNAVKFTERGGTVTVSAGIESTRLVVRIADTGVGIAADDLKRIGDPFFQAGTTYRRRHEGTGLGLSIVKSLVALHGGEMTVQSKVDEGTTVTVALPLTPQVAQPHSNVATLAPSAARPAIPEQALQVKKSA; translated from the coding sequence GTGATAGTTCTGAGTACCATTCGCGATTGCCTAGATGCGCTGCTGCACCCGTCGGCGCGCTATGACGTGCTGGCGCGCGCGCGCCATCGCGCCTTCATTGCCCCGAGGTTGCTGGGCAGTCTCACCGCGTTCGCGGCATTTCCGGTCTACCTTGCCATGCACGGCGCGCCGACCGCGCTCGGGGTTGCGGCCTTTGCGTGGCTGATCGTACCTATTCTGCTGTCGTGGTTCCTGTCGCGCACCGGCCGCTACGAAGGAGCCTGTCTGCTGTCGTCACTGGCATTTGCCGGCCTGATCATGACGCTAGCCTCGATCACTGGCGGGGTCGGATCGTTCGCCGCGATCTGGCTTGTCGTCGTGCCGATGGAGGCTGCGATCTCTGCATCGCGCCGCGTGGTGGCGTTTGCCTGCGCGCTGGCGCTCGTCTGCGTTTCGCTGCTGATCGTTCTCGGTCATTTCCAGTTGCTGCCGGCGACCGATGTCGATGTTGACCTGCGTGCTGTTCTGACGGCATTCGGTGTCGCCTCGGCGACACTCTATGCCGCGGGTCTGGCATTCGGAGCCGAACTGCTTGCGCGAACCAGCGCCGGGTTGCTCTACACCGAGGAAGAGCGCTATGGGCTTCTGGCTCACAATATGAGCGATGTGATCTCCCGTCATCACCGCAACGGCGCGGTACGCTTCATTTCGCCGGCGGTGGAGGTGCTGCTCGGGGCACCGGCATCGAGGCTGGTCGGCTATGGCCTGTTCGATCGCGTGCATGTCGCCGATCGCCCGGCCTATCTCACCGCGCTGTCAGAAGCCGCTCGTGGTGGTGAAGCACAGAGCGTCGAGTTCCGCCTGAGGCGTGATGGACAGGCCAGTCAGACGAATTTCATCTGGGTGGAGATGCGCTGCCGGCCGCTTGAGCAGGTCATGCCGGCTTCCAGACCCTCCGAGGCCGAAGTCGTCGCGGTGATGCGTGACGTCACCGATCGTAAAAATCAGGAGCACGCGCTGGATCTGGCGCGAACCGCCGCGGAGCAGGCGGACGCGTCGAAGACCCGCTTCCTCGCCACCATGAGTCATGAGCTGCGCACGCCGCTCAACGCCATTATCGGCTTCTCCGAAATGATCATGCAGGAAGACACGCTGATGCTGGATGCCGCGCGCCGCAGGGAGTACGCGCACCTGATCAACGATTCAGGCCAGCACCTGTTGTCGGTCGTCAACGGCATTCTCGACATGTCGAAGATGGAGTCCGGCAATTTCGAGATCATGCCGGAGCCGTTCGCTCCGAAAGCAGCGCTGATCAATTGCTGCAACCTCCTGGCCCTCAAGGCCCGAGAGAGCGGCATCGATCTCGTCACCCGTGCGCCGGACGATCTGCCGGCCATGATCGGCGATCCCCGTGCGTTCAAGCAGATCGTGCTCAACCTTGTTTCCAACGCGGTCAAGTTCACCGAACGTGGCGGCACGGTAACGGTCTCGGCCGGGATCGAAAGCACACGCCTCGTTGTTCGTATCGCCGATACCGGCGTCGGCATTGCGGCCGACGACCTCAAACGGATCGGCGATCCGTTTTTCCAGGCGGGTACGACCTACCGGCGCCGTCATGAGGGCACCGGCCTTGGACTATCGATCGTCAAGAGTCTCGTTGCCTTGCATGGCGGCGAAATGACTGTGCAGAGCAAGGTCGACGAAGGCACCACCGTTACGGTCGCACTGCCGTTGACGCCGCAGGTCGCGCAACCTCATAGCAACGTCGCAACGCTCGCCCCGTCGGCGGCGCGCCCTGCGATACCGGAACAAGCGCTTCAGGTGAAGAAAAGTGCCTAG